The genomic stretch TTGCCGGCATCATTGCGAACTTACATGACATCGTCATTATTTTGGGCTTCTTTGCTTTCTTCCAATGGGAATTCTCACTCTCCGTATTGGCTGCAGTACTCGCCGTGCTGGGTTACTCGGTCAATGAGTCAGTGGTGATCTTTGACCGTATTCGCGAAAACTTCCGTAAGTACCGCAAAATGAATACCCGCGAAATTATTGATAACGCCATAACCAGCACCATTAGCCGTACCGTGATTACTCACGGCAGTACTGAGATGATGGTCTTGGCAATGTTGATTTTTGGTGGTCCTACCCTCTTCTACTTTGCCTTAGCGCTGACCATCGGTATTTTGTTCGGTATTTATTCTTCTGTATTCGTTGCTGCAGCTTTAGCAATGTGGCTTGGTGTTACTCGTGAAGATTTAGTGAAGGGTGACAAGAAGCCGGATGATACTGCTCGCAATGATAATCCTAACTTCGGGGCTCAGGTCTAAGTTTGCTACCAAGCAATTAAAAACGTAGTTAATTTAGTGTGAAATTCTGATGCTCAAGGGCGGCTAATATTTTCTTAGTCGCACCTTGATGCTCAATCGAGTAGGCCTTTGCAGCGCTCGACATCATTTCTAATCCCGTAGTATTCAAAAGCAATTCTTTTAAAGACTCTATGAGAGCCACTGGCTCACTCAAGATAAGTTCGCCCTGGATACGCTTTGCGGCACCAATCGCAATAGCATCCAAAGCCGCCTGTTGGAAGTTATAGGTATGCTCACCAAGCAGCACTGGACAACCAGCAGCACAAGCCTCAATCAGATTCTGTCCACCAAAGGGAAGTAGACTACCACCCATGAGAACTAAGTCAGCGGCACTGTAATACATCGGCATCTCACCCATGGAGTCGCCGAGAATCACATCCACATTAGCATCGCCCTTAGGCGCCTCAATCCATTCCGTACGGCATAGAAACTTCAAACCAGCATCCCGAATCTGATCCGCTACCTCAGAGAATCTTTCAGGATGACGCGGCACTAAACAGAGCAATGGAGCAACATCAAAAGTATTGCTGAGGAGCAAATCTTTCCACGCTTGCAGAATAATCACCTCTTCACCATCACGAGTGCTCGCAGCACAAACCATCAGACGCTGATTTGCATGCAACTCTTGTTTCCAAGATTTGCCTTGTTGGACCAGGCTTGGATCTAGTGGTACATCAAACTTGAGGTTACCAACAATCTCCACTTTTTTGACGCCCAGGCTTCGATAGCGGTCGGCATCGAATTGGGTTTGGGCCAAAATACCTGCAAACGCTTGAAACAAAGATCTTCCCGCTTTACCAAATCGGTTTACGCGACGCGCACTGCGCTCGGATAAGCGTGCGTTCACCAAAAATAATGGCAAGCGAATTTCAGCACAATAAAACACAATAGTTGGCCAAGCTTCAGTCTCCATAAACAGCCCGAACTTCGGTTTAAATGCGCGAATGAAATTGGCGACTGACCAACAAAGGTCATAAGGCAAATAGACTTGGCGCAACTGACCCGCGGCAATCGCTTTTGCAAATAAAGCAGTACCAGTGCGACGGCCATTGAGTGTCATATGGGTTAGCAGAACTGTTTCACCGCGCTCTAGATAAGCATCAACTAAAGGTTGGGCAGCCCTAGTCTCACCAACTGATACCGCATGAATCCATACCGATCCCTGAATAATCGTTTTGCCATAGGCAAAACCCAGACGTTCAGTGAAGTGATTTAAATAATCAGATGAGTGACGCGTGCGCCATGCAAGCCGAAGGAATGCTAAGGGCAGTAATAGATGCCAAAGCAGTTGATAAACAGCAAACCAGATCTTGGGGCGGGCACCGTATTGCAAATCCTGCGGTGCCTGCCCAAGGCTTGGAGTGAGACTCACTTTTTCAGACGTTCGGTCAACTCGACCGCCTTGCCTAAATAAGAAGATGGTGTCATTTCAAGCAATAAAGCTTTTGCATCTTCTGGAATTTGCAAGCCACGAATGAAGGTTTGTAAATCAGCCTGATTAATTCCCTTACCACGAGTGAGTTCCTTGAGTTGTTCATAGGGATTCTCGATGCCATAACGACGCATGACAGTTTGCACTGGCTCCGCCAACACTTCCCAGCACTCGTCTAAGTCTGCAGCAATTGCAGCATGGTTCACCTCTAATTTGCCCAAACCACGCAAGGCGCTGTCATAAGCTAAAACACTGTGACCAAATGCTGGGCCAAGGTTACGCAACACAGTGGAGTCAGTCAGATCGCGCTGCCAACGAGAAATTGGCAACTTCTCTGCCAAGTGACGCAATAAGGCATTGGCTACACCCAAGTTACCTTCAGAATTTTCAAAGTCAATTGGGTTCACTTTATGCGGCATTGTTGATGAACCAATCTCACCAGCTTTAGTGCGTTGTTTAAAGTAACCGATCGAAATATAAGCCCAGAAATCACGGTCCATATCTAACAAGATTGTGTTGGCGCGAGCAATCGCATCAAACAGCTCAGCCATACCGTCGTGCGGCTCAATCTGGATGGTGTAGGGATTGAATGTGAGGCCCAAACGCTTTTCGACTACATTCTTGGAAAAATTTTCCCAGTCAAAATTCGGGTAAGCCGATAAGTGGGCGTTGTAATTACCAACTGCGCCATTCATCTTTCCTAAAAGTGGAACTGCGGCAATCGTTGCAATCGCACGCTCTAAACGTTTGGCAATATTAGCCAACTCTTTACCCAAGGTACTTGGGGAAGCTGGCTGGCCATGCGTGCGGGACAACAAGGGCACTTTGGCGTTCTCAATTGCTAAATCCGTTAATACAAAATGAACTTTTCTGAGTTGCGGTAATAAAACTTGATCACGCGCACCGCGTAACATCAAGCCATGCGAAGTATTGTTGATGTCTTCTGAGGTACAGGCGAAATGAATAAATTCACTAGCTTTCAATAGATCTGGGCGACCCGCTACTTTTTCTTTTAGGAAATACTCAACCGCTTTCACATCATGGTTGGTCACTGCCTCAATGTCCTTAATGCGCTGAGCATCGGCATCAGAGAAGTTTTCAGGCAAAGATAGCAAAAAGGCCTCATCTGCTGCACTAATTTTTGGTACATCGGGTAGACCTGCGGAGGCCAAAGCCAATAGCCAGTGAATCTCCACAAATACACGCTGACGCATAAATGCGGCCTCAGACAACCAAGGCCTTAAGGCATCAAGTTTGCCGGCATAGCGACCATCTAAAGGGGAAAGTGCATTAAGGGTAGAAATCGGCTGACTCACGAATATTGCCTTTACTTTGAATGTGTCAATAAACCCAGATTTTAATCGTTCTTAGGGGCAACCCAATTTGGCTGAGATAGCTATACTTAGCTTTATGAAACTCATCGGATCCCTCACTAGCCCATACGTACGCAAGGTACGCATTGTTCTCCTGGAAAAAAAGGTTGATGTAGACCTAGAACTGGAAAATGTCTGGGCAGCAGATACCAAAATTGCCCTCAACAACCCCTTAGGCAAGATCCCCTGCTTGATTTTGGATGACGGCGAGGCCATTTATGACTCCCGGGTGATTGCGGAGTATGCCGACACCCTTAGTCCTGTTAGCAAGCTTATTCCAGCTGGTAGCCGTGAGCGGGCAGCAGTTAAGACCTGGGAAGCCCTGGCTGACGGGGTTGAAGATGCAGGAATTTTAGCCCGTTTAGAGGTGACTTTGCGCCCACTAGAGCAGCAGAGCCCTGAATGGGTCAATCGCCAAATGGGCAAAATCAATGCTGCTTTAGCCCAAATGTCCCGTGCCTTAGGTGAAAACGCCTGGTGTCACGGCAACCAGATGACTTTGGCTGATATTGCGGTGGGATGTGCACTGGGTTACATGCTCTTTCGCTTCCCAGATGTCACTTGGCAAGCTCAATACCCCAATCTAGACGCTCTGTATCAAAAGTTAATGCAGAGACCTTCATTTGCTGAAACAGCGCCTCCAGCAGCCTAATTAAGCAATTACTACTGAAGTATGTGAGGGGTGCTTAGGCGGAAATAATTCCACCACCCAAGCAAATGTCACCGTCATACAGAACGGCAGACTGGCCAGGCGTTACTGCCCACTGAGC from Polynucleobacter sp. AP-Jannik-300A-C4 encodes the following:
- a CDS encoding glutathione S-transferase N-terminal domain-containing protein — translated: MKLIGSLTSPYVRKVRIVLLEKKVDVDLELENVWAADTKIALNNPLGKIPCLILDDGEAIYDSRVIAEYADTLSPVSKLIPAGSRERAAVKTWEALADGVEDAGILARLEVTLRPLEQQSPEWVNRQMGKINAALAQMSRALGENAWCHGNQMTLADIAVGCALGYMLFRFPDVTWQAQYPNLDALYQKLMQRPSFAETAPPAA
- the purB gene encoding adenylosuccinate lyase encodes the protein MSQPISTLNALSPLDGRYAGKLDALRPWLSEAAFMRQRVFVEIHWLLALASAGLPDVPKISAADEAFLLSLPENFSDADAQRIKDIEAVTNHDVKAVEYFLKEKVAGRPDLLKASEFIHFACTSEDINNTSHGLMLRGARDQVLLPQLRKVHFVLTDLAIENAKVPLLSRTHGQPASPSTLGKELANIAKRLERAIATIAAVPLLGKMNGAVGNYNAHLSAYPNFDWENFSKNVVEKRLGLTFNPYTIQIEPHDGMAELFDAIARANTILLDMDRDFWAYISIGYFKQRTKAGEIGSSTMPHKVNPIDFENSEGNLGVANALLRHLAEKLPISRWQRDLTDSTVLRNLGPAFGHSVLAYDSALRGLGKLEVNHAAIAADLDECWEVLAEPVQTVMRRYGIENPYEQLKELTRGKGINQADLQTFIRGLQIPEDAKALLLEMTPSSYLGKAVELTERLKK
- a CDS encoding 3-deoxy-D-manno-octulosonic acid transferase, which produces MSLTPSLGQAPQDLQYGARPKIWFAVYQLLWHLLLPLAFLRLAWRTRHSSDYLNHFTERLGFAYGKTIIQGSVWIHAVSVGETRAAQPLVDAYLERGETVLLTHMTLNGRRTGTALFAKAIAAGQLRQVYLPYDLCWSVANFIRAFKPKFGLFMETEAWPTIVFYCAEIRLPLFLVNARLSERSARRVNRFGKAGRSLFQAFAGILAQTQFDADRYRSLGVKKVEIVGNLKFDVPLDPSLVQQGKSWKQELHANQRLMVCAASTRDGEEVIILQAWKDLLLSNTFDVAPLLCLVPRHPERFSEVADQIRDAGLKFLCRTEWIEAPKGDANVDVILGDSMGEMPMYYSAADLVLMGGSLLPFGGQNLIEACAAGCPVLLGEHTYNFQQAALDAIAIGAAKRIQGELILSEPVALIESLKELLLNTTGLEMMSSAAKAYSIEHQGATKKILAALEHQNFTLN